In the genome of Abyssalbus ytuae, the window AGGCCGGTAATTAATTACTGGACTCCTGATAATCCTACAAATGATTATCCACGAGTTGGTGAAAATGGAGCCATGGCAGGAAGTGGAGGTACTTTCCACAGAGCTATTTTTCTTGAGGATGCCAGTTTTGTTTCTTTAAGAAATGTTTCTTTCTCTTATTCTCTTCCTAAAGTATGGTTAGACAGAACCTTCTTTGATGAACTCAAATTTTCGTTGAGTGGAAATAATTTAAAATACTGGACAGATTATAAAAATGCTTATTCGCCCGAAGTAACCAATACAGATCAGTATCCTATTTCAAGAACATGGGCGTTGGGAGTTAAAGTTGTATTCTAAAAAAAATTAAAATGAAAAAGCTTAAAAACATTTTTGTATCACTGATAGCACTTCCTTTACTTTTTATAAGTTGTGATGACGATGTGCTAGATCAAGAGTTAAGACATACATTGTCTGCTGAAGATGCTGCAAATACAGTAAAAGGTAACCAGGCGTTACTTGCAGGGTCTTTAATATATGCCCGAGAGGTTTATAGAGATTTTGAACTTCGTGTGACCATGTTCAAACAATGTGGAACAGATATTGTACGTAACGGAACTAATATGGCCGACGAACCGGCCGATGGTTTATTAGCGATGAACACATATTCAGGTGATTTATCAGCAGGTAGCGAACGTATACAAACGTTTTGGGATAATTATTACCAGGGAATTACCCCTGCCAATCAGATTATCAACTCCATTACTTCATCTGGTTCTATTGATGAACTGTCTGATGATATTAAAAATGCATTGGGCCAGGCTTACACCATGCGAGCATTTCTTTATCTTGAATTAGTAAGAAGATTTGAAAATATTCCTATTGTTGAGGTGGCTGATTTGGACGCAACAGGACCCGTCTTTACAACTCAACAGAATACCAGAGAGGAGGTTTATGACCTTATTTTATCAGACCTTAAGACAGCAGTTCCTTTGTTGAAAAAAAGATCGGAATTAGATAATAGTGTTCTAACTATCTCCAGTGGGCTGGCCAATATTTTATTGGCAGAAGCCAGTTTGGATGTGGGTGATTATCAAGCAGCAGCCAACGCAGCAGATGCGGTAATAAGTGATGAATCCTATGTTTTACAGCCCCTTGATAACATTTTTGGTCTGGATGGGGGTAAAAGCGGAGAAGAAAATAACCAGGAAATTATATTTTCAATAGGGTTTGAACCACCCTCTACCGAAAATGTTCAATGGACATCTCAAATGTTTGTTCCTTTGTATGACAGAGTAAATGGTGTTGCGAGAACTATGGAACAAGGCGGTAGGCCATGGTCAAGATTATCACCTTCTGAATATTACTGGAGTTTATTTGATTCTGATAGCGATGACGATTTATTGGATGAAAATGATGGCCGCCTTGAAGCATGGCATAAACTTTATTGGGTTTTTGATCAGGAAGTTGACGAGAATGGAAATCGTGTATTACCCGACGGAAAACAATTAGGTGATAGAGTAACATTGGAAGATGTTCAGGCCCAATGGCCCGACAATGAAACTAACTGGCGTTATATAGAACCTACCACAATCAAAACATGGGAAGATGACCAGTATGGCAGAACTACTGCAATTGCGGAAGGATGGAGAAATATTATGATTTTTAGATATTCACATGCATATGTTATAGGAGCAGAAGCCTATTTTAAGTTAGGCAATACATCTAAAGCAACCGAATATTTAAACGTCTTAAGAGAACGTGCTTACGGAGATACTTCTGGTAATTTTTCCACTATTACTTTTGAAGATATAGTAGAAGAGCATGCCCGTGAGTTAGGTCATGAAGGCCATAGATGGCAGTTTTTAAAACGAAACAATCTTTTAATTGAAAGAGTAAGGTTGTATAATAGTGATGCTTCAACAAATATTCAGGAAAAGCATTTGCTATGGCCTTTACCTCAAGGATTTATAGATCAAACAGGAAGTCAGCAAAATCCTGGCTACTAAATTTAATTTATATATTATGAAAAATATTTTTAAATACATATTTAGTATAATAGCAATGGCTTCCTTAATGTGGGTGGCCAGTTGTGAAGATGATGATTTTACACAGGTAAGCGTTACCGGAAAGAGTGTTGAAGAAGCTTATCCGGGGGATCCTGTATCTCTCACAGGGGATAATTTTAATACAGTCCAATTTGTTTTTATTGGTAATGAGCAGGCTCCTTTTGAACTAAACGGAGATACTATTAGTTTTTTAGTACCTGAAGATGCTGAAGTTGGAAATAATATTATCACTCTTGTAATGGCTGATAATTACCGGGTGCGTTTTCCTTTTAAGGTACTGTTAAGGCCAATAGCTGTTATAGAATATTTTGATGCATTTGTTCCAGTAGGCGGAGAATTGGTAATTAAAGGCACGAGTCTTAATTCTGAATACAATCCACAAGTCACTATTGGAGGTGTAGAGGCCACTATTGTAAGTAATACTCCAACAGAAATTATTGTTACTGTTCCAGGAGTTCCTGATGATGAAGCTTTAGAAATAGAAATTAATACTATTCATGGTACAACAGTAACAACTACAGCATTTATTGCCCGGGAAAATTTACTGTCCAATAGTCAGTTAAGTGAAGGTTCCGGCGATGATTTTACCGGATGGACAAAGTTAAATGGAAATGATGGAATGACGGAAGTTACAGGAGATGAAGCTTATGGAGGAGGAAGATCCCTGAGAGTAGTAGGGGCCGGAAATCCTAGTCAGCCATGGGCAACTCAATTTGCAGCAGACGGGGTTCCTTTGGTATTAGGTGAAGAATATACCGTTTTATTGTGGGCTAAACTTGAATCGGGCTCTTCTGATGAGGATATCATGAGAGTGTCTGTTTCACAATACGATGGTAATGGAGCCGATTATTTTTATGGAGATGCAGTGCAATTGGATAATACATGGAAACCTTATTCCTGGACTTTTACCGTAGGCAAAGATTTACCTACTCACAGAGTAGTGCTGGATATGGGCTTTAGCAGTTCACCTTTCTTAATTGATCATATTGCACTTATTCCGGGAGCTATTAATTTAAGTGGAACCATACCTGAATTGTTGTCAAACTACAGCTTTGAAGATGATATGACGGGATGGCAGATATTAAGCGAAGCAAATGCAGCTCAATTTGATATTTCAACAACTGAAGCTTATTGCGGAAGCCAGTCATTAACAGCCACAGGGACCGGCGGCAATTATTGGGATGTGCAAATTGCCATTGCAGAAGATGCTGCTCCTACTTTAGAAGTAGGAACTATGTATGAGTTGGGCTTTTGGGCAAAAGCAGCAGGGCCTGACGGTATTATTCGGGCTTCGGTTTCCAGATGGTGTAGTGGTTGCAATGATGATTTCTTTTATTCACCGGATGTAACTGTTGCAGAAGAGTGGACATATTATTCGTTTGTATTTGAAGCTGAAAACACTACCACAGGAGTACACCAGGTGGTTCTTGATTTTGGGTTAACTACTCAAACATTCTTTGTGGATGCGGTTAGCTTAAAAAAATATGAACCGGATAATCTTTATGAAAATGGAGGATTTGAAGATGATATGACGGGATGGCAAATATTAAGTGAAGCAAATGCAGCTCAATTTGATATTTCAACTACTGAAGCTTATGAAGGTAGTCAGTCCTTAACAGCTACAGGAACAGGCGGTAATTATTGGGATGTTCAAATAGCTGTTGCAGAAGATGCTGCTGCTACTCTGGAAGTTGGTAAACAATATAAATTAAGTTTCTGGGCAAAAGCAGCAGGGCCTGACGGTATTATTCGGGCTTCGGTTTCCAGATGGTGTAGTGGTTGTAATGACGATTTCTTTTATACACCGGATGTGACGGTTGCGGAAGAATGGACGTATTATTCGTTTGTTTTCGAAGCTGAAAATACAACCACAGGAGTACATCAGGTTGTCCTGGATTTTGGGTTAACTACTCAAACATTTTTTGTAGACAATATCAATGTAACTGAATTTGACCCTTGTGAATAAGTTTTATTTGTTTTTAAAGAGCTGATATCTTTAGCCGCCGGTTTATACATAAATAAATCGGCGGTTTTTTATTGAAATAGACTATCAATTCAACTTATAAAAAACCTCCCTGTTTTTTAATTCGTTAAGTAGTTCATTAGTAATTTGCACTTTTTGTTTTCTGCTGGGCATAGTAAGTTTTACTTTATTTTCGGTTTCATGAATGGTAAAACTTATAGGATGGCTACCTTTATGTGATCTGATTAATTCTTTTAAGGAATCAATTCTTTCTTCTTTCAGCTCACTTATTTTCAGGTGGATGGTTAGTTTTTTTGCAAAAGTCTCCATTACATCCTGAAGCATCATGATATTATTAAATTGCAACCGGGGGTCTCCTTTCTTTCCCGTTTCTTTATTTACCCACCCTTCTTTTATATATGCTTTTACATAAATAAAGGAATTGGAAATTAAGAAATGCCTGAATCTTAAATATTCTTCTCCAAAAATTCTGAATTCAAATGATTCATTATAATCTTCAACCGAAAAAGCTGCCCACCCTCTTCCGTTTTTAGAAACTTTATGCTGAACATCGGTTACTACACCACCAAAGGAAATCTCGCGGTTAACATAGTTTTCCAAATCATTGAATAAAGAAATATTTCCGTTGCAAAATACTTGCAATTCGGTTTTAAAATCATCGAGCGGGTGCCCGGAAATATAAATTCCAACCACTTCTTTTTCCCTTTTAAGTTTTTCCATGGTGCCCCATTCTTCACAAGGAGGTACGACGGGTTCCGGAATTTGTACTTCACTGGCATCGCCAAAGAGGCTTACCTGGGAGGAGTTTTCATTTTCCTGGTACTTTGCTCCGTATTTGATGGCTTTTTCAAGAAAAGTAATGCCGTCACCTTCCTCGTGAAAATACTGTGCCCTGTGGGTATTTGTAAAAGAATCAAACCCACCGGCTAATGCCAGGTTTTCAAAAGCTTTTTTATTGGCTGCTCTTAAATCTATTCTTTTGGCAAGGTCAAAAACGGATTTATACCGGTCTTTTTCTCTGTTCTCTACAATGGTATTTACTGCACCTTTTCCCACACCTTTAATGGCTCCCATACCAAAGCGGATTGCATTATCTTTATTTACGGCAAATTTGTAAAAAGATTCATTTACGTCAGGGCCCAACACAGTTAACCCTGTCCTTTTACATTCTTCCAGGAAAAAGGAAACCTGTTTAATATCGTTCATGTTGTTAGACAATACGGCCGCCATATATTCGGCAGGATAGTTAGCTTTTAAATAAGCAGTCTGGTACCCTATCCATGCGTAACAGGTAGAATGCGATTTATTAAAGGCATAACTGGCAAAGGCTTCCCAGTCTTTCCATATTTTTTCCAAAACATCTCTTGGGTGGCCGTTTTTTTCACCACCGTCCAGAAACTTGGGTTTTAATTGCTCCAGGAGGGCAAATATTTTTTTACCCATGGCTTTACGGAGAACATCGGCTTCACCTTTTGTAAATCCGGCAAGTTTTTGTGAAAGTAACATCACCTGCTCCTGGTAAACGGTAATACCATACGTTTCTTTAAGATATTCTTCCATGGCCGGAAGGTCATAGGTGATTTCTTCGTCGCCGTGTTTTCTTCTGATAAAACTCGGGATATACTCCAACGGCCCGGGTCGGTAGAGAGCATTCATGGCTATCAGGTCGGCAAAAACAGTAGGTTTAAGGTCTTTCATGTGTTTTTGCATCCCGGCGGATTCGTATTGGAATATCCCTACCGTTTCACCTCTTTGAAAAAGTTCATATGTTTTTTGATCATCCAGTGGAAAATCGTCCGGATTCAGTTCAATATTATGCCTGTATTTTATGAGTTTTACGGTGTCTTTTATTAGAGTTAATGTTTTTAACCCTAAAAAGTCCATTTTAAGTAAGCCAGCACTTTCAACTACTGAGTTGTCAAACTGGGTAACATATAAATCAGAGTCTTTTGCGGTAGCGACAGGCACAAAGTTGGTAATATCATCGGGGGTAATAATTACCCCGCAGGCATGTATTCCCGTATTTCGTAATGAGCCTTCCAGCACCCTTGCCTGGTTTACGGTTTGAGCTTCGAGGTCATTTCCTTCGGCTATATTTTTAAGTTCATTTACTTTGAGTACTTCTTCTGACCGTAAGCTTTCTTTTAATTTGTTATCCTCCAGATTAAATATTTTAGCCAGCTTCATATTAGGTATGAGCTTTGCTATTCTGTCGGCATCACTTAAAGGTAGATCCAGCACCCTGGCTGTATCTCTGAT includes:
- a CDS encoding RagB/SusD family nutrient uptake outer membrane protein; this encodes MKKLKNIFVSLIALPLLFISCDDDVLDQELRHTLSAEDAANTVKGNQALLAGSLIYAREVYRDFELRVTMFKQCGTDIVRNGTNMADEPADGLLAMNTYSGDLSAGSERIQTFWDNYYQGITPANQIINSITSSGSIDELSDDIKNALGQAYTMRAFLYLELVRRFENIPIVEVADLDATGPVFTTQQNTREEVYDLILSDLKTAVPLLKKRSELDNSVLTISSGLANILLAEASLDVGDYQAAANAADAVISDESYVLQPLDNIFGLDGGKSGEENNQEIIFSIGFEPPSTENVQWTSQMFVPLYDRVNGVARTMEQGGRPWSRLSPSEYYWSLFDSDSDDDLLDENDGRLEAWHKLYWVFDQEVDENGNRVLPDGKQLGDRVTLEDVQAQWPDNETNWRYIEPTTIKTWEDDQYGRTTAIAEGWRNIMIFRYSHAYVIGAEAYFKLGNTSKATEYLNVLRERAYGDTSGNFSTITFEDIVEEHARELGHEGHRWQFLKRNNLLIERVRLYNSDASTNIQEKHLLWPLPQGFIDQTGSQQNPGY
- a CDS encoding carbohydrate binding domain-containing protein, producing MKNIFKYIFSIIAMASLMWVASCEDDDFTQVSVTGKSVEEAYPGDPVSLTGDNFNTVQFVFIGNEQAPFELNGDTISFLVPEDAEVGNNIITLVMADNYRVRFPFKVLLRPIAVIEYFDAFVPVGGELVIKGTSLNSEYNPQVTIGGVEATIVSNTPTEIIVTVPGVPDDEALEIEINTIHGTTVTTTAFIARENLLSNSQLSEGSGDDFTGWTKLNGNDGMTEVTGDEAYGGGRSLRVVGAGNPSQPWATQFAADGVPLVLGEEYTVLLWAKLESGSSDEDIMRVSVSQYDGNGADYFYGDAVQLDNTWKPYSWTFTVGKDLPTHRVVLDMGFSSSPFLIDHIALIPGAINLSGTIPELLSNYSFEDDMTGWQILSEANAAQFDISTTEAYCGSQSLTATGTGGNYWDVQIAIAEDAAPTLEVGTMYELGFWAKAAGPDGIIRASVSRWCSGCNDDFFYSPDVTVAEEWTYYSFVFEAENTTTGVHQVVLDFGLTTQTFFVDAVSLKKYEPDNLYENGGFEDDMTGWQILSEANAAQFDISTTEAYEGSQSLTATGTGGNYWDVQIAVAEDAAATLEVGKQYKLSFWAKAAGPDGIIRASVSRWCSGCNDDFFYTPDVTVAEEWTYYSFVFEAENTTTGVHQVVLDFGLTTQTFFVDNINVTEFDPCE
- the dnaE gene encoding DNA polymerase III subunit alpha is translated as MYLIFDTETTGLPKRWDAPVSDTDNWPRAVQIAWQIHDETGNLIEHQDYLIKPEGFNIPFDSEKVHGISTELAQEQGIGLREVLEKFNVALSQSKFIVGQNVGFDVNIMGAEFYREGIENNLARLPVLDTCTETTAQLCQIPGGRGGKFKLPTLTELHGFLFGNGFEEAHNATADVEATTRCFFELIRRKIFTAEELDVTPDYFDRFSQTNPQPIELIGLKHINLKAESDRIRLQKEDPSEEISKEELHQNIQDLKEVHFAHLHNHSQFSVLQATSSVPDLVKAAAKEKMPALALTDIGNMMGAFHFVKEIGNHNKTVKTKNEEAISKGETPQEVIIKPVLGCTFNICENHTDKSRKDNGYQIVMLAKNKKGYHHLAKMSSIAYTEGFYYVPRIDKNIVSQYKEDIIVLTGNLYGEVPGKILNVGESQAEEALIWWKDQFGDDLYIELMRHDQEDENRVNDVLIQFSKKHNIKLIATNNTYYIDKKSANAHDILLCVKDGEKKDTPIGRGRGYRYGLPNQEYYFKSSEQMKELFKDIPEAIINIQEVIDKIEPFELAREVLLPKFDIPEEFQVKEDEIDGGKRGENKYLRHLTYKGAEKRYPEITDEIRERLDFELQVIENTGYPGYFLIVQDFIAAARDMGVSVGPGRGSAAGSAVAYCLGITNLDPIQYDLLFERFLNPDRVSLPDIDIDFDDEGRGLVMDYVIKKYGANQVAQIITYGTMAAKSSIRDTARVLDLPLSDADRIAKLIPNMKLAKIFNLEDNKLKESLRSEEVLKVNELKNIAEGNDLEAQTVNQARVLEGSLRNTGIHACGVIITPDDITNFVPVATAKDSDLYVTQFDNSVVESAGLLKMDFLGLKTLTLIKDTVKLIKYRHNIELNPDDFPLDDQKTYELFQRGETVGIFQYESAGMQKHMKDLKPTVFADLIAMNALYRPGPLEYIPSFIRRKHGDEEITYDLPAMEEYLKETYGITVYQEQVMLLSQKLAGFTKGEADVLRKAMGKKIFALLEQLKPKFLDGGEKNGHPRDVLEKIWKDWEAFASYAFNKSHSTCYAWIGYQTAYLKANYPAEYMAAVLSNNMNDIKQVSFFLEECKRTGLTVLGPDVNESFYKFAVNKDNAIRFGMGAIKGVGKGAVNTIVENREKDRYKSVFDLAKRIDLRAANKKAFENLALAGGFDSFTNTHRAQYFHEEGDGITFLEKAIKYGAKYQENENSSQVSLFGDASEVQIPEPVVPPCEEWGTMEKLKREKEVVGIYISGHPLDDFKTELQVFCNGNISLFNDLENYVNREISFGGVVTDVQHKVSKNGRGWAAFSVEDYNESFEFRIFGEEYLRFRHFLISNSFIYVKAYIKEGWVNKETGKKGDPRLQFNNIMMLQDVMETFAKKLTIHLKISELKEERIDSLKELIRSHKGSHPISFTIHETENKVKLTMPSRKQKVQITNELLNELKNREVFYKLN